A portion of the bacterium genome contains these proteins:
- the truA gene encoding tRNA pseudouridine(38-40) synthase TruA — MDSKPKPKSTAFRYRITVAYDGGAYAGWQVQPNHMTVQQRIEEVIQSLSGETVKVHGSGRTDQGVHAEGQVAHFDLSKKWVCGNLLNGMNAKLPQDIRVLKVARAKSDFHARRSAVKKEYRYIIWNAKVMNPTKRMYAAHIRRPLDVNAMQAAAALLIGRHDFAAFTANPNRVVESTVREVYSLSVKRVGSQVVIRASSEGFLYKMVRSLTGLLLRVGEGAVPLEEVTEILASKIRTARVPTAPPEGLFLWRVWY, encoded by the coding sequence ATGGATTCAAAACCAAAACCAAAATCAACGGCCTTCCGCTACCGGATCACCGTGGCCTATGACGGGGGCGCCTACGCCGGGTGGCAGGTCCAGCCGAATCACATGACGGTTCAGCAGCGGATTGAGGAAGTGATCCAGAGTCTCTCGGGTGAGACGGTCAAGGTCCACGGGAGTGGCCGGACGGATCAAGGCGTCCATGCCGAAGGACAGGTGGCCCATTTTGATCTTTCAAAGAAATGGGTTTGCGGGAATCTTCTGAATGGCATGAATGCCAAACTCCCTCAGGATATCCGGGTGCTGAAAGTGGCCCGGGCCAAGTCCGATTTCCATGCCCGCCGCAGTGCCGTCAAAAAGGAATACCGCTACATTATCTGGAATGCCAAGGTGATGAATCCCACCAAGCGGATGTATGCGGCGCATATCCGGCGACCGCTGGATGTGAACGCGATGCAGGCGGCGGCCGCCCTCCTGATTGGGCGGCATGATTTTGCCGCCTTCACGGCAAATCCCAACCGCGTGGTCGAAAGCACGGTGAGGGAGGTCTACTCCCTGTCCGTCAAACGGGTTGGCTCCCAGGTGGTCATTCGCGCGTCCAGCGAGGGGTTTCTGTATAAGATGGTGCGCAGCCTGACCGGACTGCTCTTAAGGGTGGGGGAGGGCGCCGTTCCACTGGAAGAAGTGACGGAGATTCTGGCCTCCAAAATCCGCACCGCCCGCGTGCCCACTGCCCCGCCTGAAGGTCTTTTCCTCTGGCGCGTGTGGTATTGA